A genome region from Populus alba chromosome 5, ASM523922v2, whole genome shotgun sequence includes the following:
- the LOC118029374 gene encoding protein NODULATION SIGNALING PATHWAY 2, protein MAMAIDGAKFELDFSSYSSTTTTTTTTTTPATSTENDRGCKWNDWSPMVDWEALSGAQDDFQDLIDSMMDDGALMNQSIHLTVPDTSNSMSTSDTLLVDEETSCSDDLKGLRLVHLLMAAAEALTGLNKNRDLARVILVRLKELVSPDDGTNMERLAAYFTDALQGLLEGSRSIHSNKHLSATNNGPYHHHHRDDPQHHHRHQNDVLAAFQLLQDMSPYVKFGHFTANQAILEAVADDRRVHIVDYDIMEGIQWASLMQALVSRKDGPPTPHLRITALSRGGSGRRSIGTVQETGRRLVAFAASIGQPFSFHQCRLVSDEKFRPSALKLVRGEALVMNCMLQLPHFSYRAPDSVASFLSGAKTLNPRLTAMVEEEVGPIGDGGFVSRFMDSLHHYSAFYDSLEAGFPMQGRARALVERVFLGPRIAGSLARIYSARGEEGCSWGERLAAVGFQPIKISFANHCQAKLLLGLFNEGYRVEELASNRLVLGWKSRRLLSASIWTSPSDPDL, encoded by the coding sequence ATGGCCATGGCTATAGATGGAGCCAAATTTGAGCTCGACTTTTCCAGCTATAGCAgcacaaccaccaccaccaccaccaccacaacccCCGCCACTTCCACCGAAAATGACCGTGGCTGCAAATGGAATGATTGGTCTCCCATGGTCGACTGGGAGGCCTTATCAGGTGCCCAAGATGACTTTCAAGATCTCATCGATTCCATGATGGATGATGGAGCGTTAATGAATCAAAGTATTCACTTGACAGTACCAGACACAAGCAATTCCATGTCCACAAGTGACACTCTGCTTGTGGATGAAGAAACAAGCTGCAGCGACGATTTGAAGGGCTTGCGGCTAGTTCATCTATTGATGGCTGCAGCCGAGGCCCTTACCGGTCTAAACAAGAACCGTGATCTGGCTCGGGTGATATTGGTTCGGCTCAAGGAGTTGGTGTCCCCAGATGATGGAACCAACATGGAAAGATTAGCTGCTTATTTCACTGACGCCTTGCAAGGCCTACTAGAAGGCAGTAGAAGTATTCACAGCAATAAACATCTTTCGGCAACCAACAATGGGCCTTACCATCATCACCATCGCGACGATCCTCAacatcatcatcgtcatcaaaATGATGTTCTTGCGGCCTTTCAGCTATTGCAAGACATGTCGCCTTATGTCAAGTTTGGGCATTTCACTGCCAATCAGGCTATTTTAGAAGCTGTAGCTGATGATAGAAGGGTTCATATTGTGGACTACGATATCATGGAAGGGATCCAATGGGCTTCTTTGATGCAAGCTTTAGTTTCCAGGAAGGATGGCCCACCAACCCCACATCTCAGGATCACAGCTCTGTCAAGGGGTGGTAGTGGTAGGAGGTCTATTGGGACTGTCCAAGAAACGGGACGTCGTTTAGTGGCCTTTGCTGCGTCAATTGGTCAACCCTTTTCTTTCCATCAGTGTAGGCTGGTCTCTGATGAGAAATTTAGACCGTCTGCTTTGAAGCTGGTTCGAGGGGAGGCATTGGTTATGAATTGTATGTTACAGCTCCCTCATTTTAGTTACCGGGCACCCGATTCGGTTGCTTCGTTTTTATCCGGAGCCAAGACATTGAACCCGAGGTTGACAGCCATGGTGGAAGAGGAGGTGGGCCCCATTGGAGATGGAGGGTTTGTGAGTCGGTTCATGGACTCCTTGCACCACTACTCTGCCTTCTATGATTCTCTGGAGGCGGGTTTCCCGATGCAGGGTCGGGCTCGCGCTCTAGTTGAGAGAGTGTTTTTGGGGCCCCGAATTGCTGGGTCATTGGCTCGGATCTATTCGGCGCGTGGAGAAGAGGGTTGCTCGTGGGGAGAAAGGTTGGCTGCGGTGGGGTTTCAGCCAATCAAAATAAGCTTTGCCAATCACTGCCAGGCGAAGCTTTTACTGGGGCTTTTCAATGAAGGGTACAGGGTGGAGGAATTGGCTAGCAACAGGCTTGTCCTCGGTTGGAAATCTAGGCGTTTACTATCCGCCTCTATTTGGACCTCTCCTTCTGACCCTGATTTGTAA